DNA from Roseimicrobium sp. ORNL1:
AAGCACTGCGGTTACCACTGCGCCTAGCAACACGTGGCGCCAGGCGATCACCACATCCGGAAGCGCCTTGAAGATCATGGCGAACAAGGTGGTCACGATGGTGAAGGAGAGAATGAAGTTCGCCCAGGTCCACACATGCGCTGGAACGCCGAAGCGCCCCTGCAGATAGGTATTCAGGCTGGCCACCGCGGCGCTGAGGAAGAGGGAGGTGAGCAGGAGGAATCCGATCACCAGCACCATGGCGAAGCTCAGGAGGCGATTGTGGATGAAGTCACGCACCACATTTGAGGTCTTGAGCTGCACCTCCCAGATGGTGTTGAGCGCATCCTTGAGTTGGGCGAACACACCGGAGGCGCCAATCATCAGGGCCGCGAGACCCATGGCGAGCGCGATGCCTCCGCGCAGGGGTTGGTTGGCGCTCTTTACCAGTGCCTGCACGGCCGTGGCTGCCGGAGCACCAATGTAGTTCTCCAACTGCGACTCAAGCTGTCCCTTGGCGGCATCGGGCCCGTAAAACACCCCCACGATGTACACCGCTACGATCAAGAGCGGAGCAATGGAGAAAATAGAGTAGTACGAGAGGGCGGCGCTGAGCCGGAACACGCCATGTTCCGCGAAGCCCTCTACACTGCGACGGAGGATGACGAAAAAGCGGCTGGCAGTAAGAGCCTTCAATCGTGTGGCCGCTCGCATATCCCATCCCCATCGTGCGAGATTCGGGTTAATTCAAGGGGCGCTGGAAGAGCTTGGTCAGGTTTCGCGGGGCTTCGTGGTTGAGATCGCGGGGGAGATTGTCCTGCAACGTGCTGAGCCATTTGGGAGAGAGCTCGTCGAGGATCGCACCATTCACCTCCGGGGGCGCGGCGAAGGCCCACCTCTCGGGTTGGTAGGTCTTCAGAAGGCGGGCCATGTGACACGCGGCCTGCTTCGCGAAGCCATCGCGGGAAAGGCCGGCGACGGGAGTAGCTTCATCGTGGTCTGCGATGGCAATCGCATTCACCAAGCGGAGGCGTTCGTTGCCACCTTCGGAAGAGAAGACTTTGAGGGTCCGGCGGTCAGCCACCAGGATGAATTGGGGAGGGTTCATGCATTTTACACATCGCGATGAAACTCATGCGCGGATGGGTAAGGCACGGACTTCGCCGCACTGTCGTGGTGGCTGACCGCTGTGAATCAGCGGCGCAGAATGAGCGTGTCGCTGGTGTTGGCCACGACCGTCCAGCCTTCTTTGGCCTGCTGGTCCACCACGGACTGGAGGATTTCCGGGGCGGTCCTGTGTTCGGGACCAGTCAGTCGGGCGAGGTCAATGGCGCGGTACTCTCCTGCAGGGTCAGTGGCGGCGAACTGGGTGAGTACGGCGGTGGACTGCTCACCTTGGGTCTCCTGCTGCGCCAAGGATACCAAGGTCATGAACGCTAACGCGGCGCACACAGCAATGGTTGAGGGATTTGCTTTCATGGTTGAGGGTGGGGTGGGTTTTTAGTTACAGGAAGGAATCGTTGCCCGCACTTGCAGTGGATCTGTGGGTGGCAACTCGCACATTTTTTTGCCCTGGTGATGCGAATTGCTCGGGCAGGATGCGGCAGCCCCACCTTTGTTTTTCGATGAGCTATATCATGGTCGACATTGAATCGGACGGTCCCATTCCCGGGGACTACTCCATGATCTGTTTTGGAGCGGTGTTGGTGGAGCCGGATCTAGCCACCACGTACTATGGGCGGTTGAAGCCGATTTCAGAAAAGTGGATCCCCGAGGCTTTGGCCGTGAGTGGATTCACTCGCGAGGAGGTGTGCGCCTTTCCTGGGCCGGCGCACACCATGAGTGAGTTCGCGGTGTGGCTGAAGGAGCACTCCCAAGGTCAGCCGATGTTCATCTCGGATAACAACGGCTTCGACTGGCAGTTCATCAATTGGTACTTCCACCACTTCACAGGAAGCAATCCCTTCGGCTTTTCGTCCTCGAACCTCGGTTCCTTGTACAAGGGATTGGTGAAGGATACTTTTCAGAACTTCAAACACCTGCGGCGTACCCGGCACACGCATCACCCGGTGGAGGACGCCCGCGGAAATGCCGAGGCGTTGCTGACCATGAAGCAGGAGATGGGGTTGAAGATCAGGCTGTAGGCGAGGATCTGGAGCGACGGGACGGCGGGTGGCCGGCGGAAATGCAATACCTGCATTTTTCTTGAGTCTTTGGCTCACTTGTCGCGTTAGA
Protein-coding regions in this window:
- a CDS encoding exonuclease, whose product is MSYIMVDIESDGPIPGDYSMICFGAVLVEPDLATTYYGRLKPISEKWIPEALAVSGFTREEVCAFPGPAHTMSEFAVWLKEHSQGQPMFISDNNGFDWQFINWYFHHFTGSNPFGFSSSNLGSLYKGLVKDTFQNFKHLRRTRHTHHPVEDARGNAEALLTMKQEMGLKIRL
- a CDS encoding host attachment protein, encoding MNPPQFILVADRRTLKVFSSEGGNERLRLVNAIAIADHDEATPVAGLSRDGFAKQAACHMARLLKTYQPERWAFAAPPEVNGAILDELSPKWLSTLQDNLPRDLNHEAPRNLTKLFQRPLN
- a CDS encoding YihY/virulence factor BrkB family protein; this encodes MRAATRLKALTASRFFVILRRSVEGFAEHGVFRLSAALSYYSIFSIAPLLIVAVYIVGVFYGPDAAKGQLESQLENYIGAPAATAVQALVKSANQPLRGGIALAMGLAALMIGASGVFAQLKDALNTIWEVQLKTSNVVRDFIHNRLLSFAMVLVIGFLLLTSLFLSAAVASLNTYLQGRFGVPAHVWTWANFILSFTIVTTLFAMIFKALPDVVIAWRHVLLGAVVTAVLFEAGKLGLAFYLGRESTISSFGAAGSVVLLLLWVYYSSCILLFGAEFTHNYTKVMAEKIVPEPDAEPVTEEARAQSGLPVAGRKDQEAPSVVWRPGQPLSAREEALLEQSTQHSNGNAPASMKTVVAVTAAGVVAGALIGAVTRWGGKR